A single window of Acanthopagrus latus isolate v.2019 chromosome 1, fAcaLat1.1, whole genome shotgun sequence DNA harbors:
- the LOC119017828 gene encoding uncharacterized protein LOC119017828 yields MAGLCWMVAVLAFFLSTENTLADVDQNRLAEIVDGILKKYQTDGKLSLAVRIPDDQNQNIDDILETVSKSDPVGAVKEKLNKNEVYIGRRLVAARLLGGSEGGDQAESRVVDHLDDLFNHSNKQDAEFLLLYAYASPCVEKCTSGSHRENILKRMNHILQWSNYAVVFSKISKPSDGRLNTEEELSGALERLGTYNGTRGAIGLSNIFRCDKQDGRMNCTSCSSDDQVAHSCVSDETMSGPSPSQPPTPSTGSQGGVDNGSEKEDEGAPSSQGSLDNGSEKEDEGAPSSQGSLDNGNDNNVIPNGGVPPSEGGPENDIEKGEIPNGGAPPSQGGKCRGMRRRKGCNGRGMRRRRRQRGRGLRRHRGGKGRGMGRRRGGTAEE; encoded by the exons ATGGCTGGCCTCTGCTGGATGGTTGCAGTGCTCGCCTTCTTCCTCTCTACTGAAAACACTCTGGCTGATGTCGACCAGAACAGGCTTGCAGAAATTGTAGATGGCATCTTGAAAAA GTACCAGACAGACGGCAAGTTGAGTCTGGCTGTAAGGATCCCAGATGACCAGAACCAGAATATCGACGATATCCTTGAAACTGTCTCTAAAAGTGATCCAGTTGGTGCAGTGAAGGAAAAGCTCAACAAGAATGAGGTGTACATCGGCAGGAGGTTGGTTGCAGCCAGACTTCTTGGtgggagtgaaggaggagatcAAGCAGAGTCACGTGTTGTGGACCACCTGGACGACTTGTTTAACCATAGTAATAAGCAGGATGCTGAATTTTTGCTTCTCTATGCTTATGCCTCCCCATGTGTTGAAAAATGTACAAGTGGCAGTCATAGAGAGAACATCCTCAAAAGGATGAATCACATTCTGCAATGGAGCAATTACGCTGTGGTGTTTTCTAAAATATCCAAACCCAGTGATGGTAGGCTCAATACTGAGGAAGAGCTGAGTGGAGCCCTTGAGCGACTCGGGACCTACAATGGTACCCGAGGTGCAATTGGTCTAAGCAACATATTCCGTTGTGATAAACAAGATGGTAGGATGAATTGCACTAGTTGCTCTAGCGATGATCAAGTTGCACACTCTTGTGTTTCAGACGAAACAATGTCGGGTCCCAGCCCTAGCCAGCCCCCCACGCCATCCACAGGCAGTCAAGGTGGTGTTGATAATGGTAGTGAAAAAGAAGATGAGGGGGCACCTTCTTCACAAGGGAGTCTTGATAATGGTAGTGAAAAAGAAGATGAGGGGGCACCTTCTTCACAAGGGAGTCttgataatggtaatgataaTAACGTAATTCCAAACGGAGGTGTGCCACCCTCAGAAGGTGGTCCTGAGAATGATATTGAAAAGGGGGAAATTCCAAATGGAGGTGCGCCACCATCACAAGGAGGAAAATGCAGAGGAATGAGAAGGCGTAAAGGATGTAATGGCAGAGGAATGAGAAGACGCAGGAGGCAAAGaggcagaggactgagaagacatagggggggaaaaggcagaggaatggGAAGACGTCGGGGGGGAACTGCAGAGGAATGA